The genomic region CCAGGTCCATCATGTAGTTGGTGTAGGCGTACTCGCTCATGTAGGTCAGGTCGGTCTCCACCTCCTCCATCCCGAACTGCTGCCCCCCTACCATTGCCGTCACCGTCGAGAACGACGAAGAGCTCGGGCTGCTGCCACCCCCGCCGCCCgttgccgccgccgacgccgccatggCCTTGTTTTTCTCCTCCTCCGTCTCCGCCAACCTCTCCTTGAGCCTCAGCAGCTGCATCCATATATACATGCACATGTTAGTTCAGCACAAACCAGCTAGCTAGCTACGTATAGTACCCAAGAGTTCTGTCATTTATGTGTGTGAAGTGTGAACTGCAGCTAGCTGCATGGCGTGAGTAAAGACAAGAGACTAGCCAGTCGGACTGTTGCGCTgtacctcggcctcgaggcggcagTTGTGGACGACGACGGCGTCGTGGGCCGCGCGGAGCTTGGAGAACTCCTCCTCGATGAGTTTGCTCTTGTAGCGGGCGCGGCGGTTCTGGAACCACACGGCGACCTGCTTGGTGTCCAGTCCCAGCTCCGCGGCGAGCTGCACCTTGCGCGGCGTCTCCAGCTTCCGCTCCTTCCTGAAGTTCATCTCCAGGAACTGCGCCTGCTCGTCGCTCAGCCTTCGCTTCTTCGCCGCGTCGTCCCCTCCGCCCTCACCACTCGCTgcctgcctcgccctccgcctccgccgctgccGGCCGGCCTTCTTCTGCTCTCCGCCTGCACCATTCACTTGAGAATCAGCAACAGCATATTGCGGTTGAACACTCGATCGAGCACTTACGTGCATATGGATGGTGCGCTAGCTAAATCAACGACGACATGGATGATTAAACTTACCGGAGACGACCGGTGTGGCGTCGTCCGCCGGGAAGCTGTCCGGGAAGACGAAGGAAGGGAACAGGAGCCTCTCTCCCTCCTCGGAGCTCATCTTTCCAGCAAATCAAAGCTAACAGCAACACGAGAATACTTCTCTCTCTAGCTAGTGCCCGATCAACAAATACTAGTATATTTGATCGGCTCTGATCGATGCTTTGGGCTTTGGGGTTGGGATATTTTGAGGGGCGAGAGCAGATGCTGTGTTGTCCAGTGACCGGTGTCCGAGTCTGTGAGCCTGGAGCTCGGCCGGGGGAATTTATAGAGGGAGAAGCGAGGGCTGAGGAGAGAGGGGCGTAGTACTGGCACTAGGAGTGGTAGATAGGAGTTGGGGCTTAATAATTCGTCGTGTGGGGAGCCACGGGAAAGCGATGCTGCGTGTGTCGCGCTGTGGATTGGTCATCATCTGCCGGTAATAGTGATCGATAATCAGAGTAATCGTGTGCTAGTTTTAGATAATGGAAAATGAAACGGGAGCAGGGTAAAAGCGACCGAGGGAGTGAGCTTGAGTGACATGCTTACTACGCACTGTAAATCATCTCCAATAGAGGCGCTAAATTTTTTTGCGGCATCGAAATAGGGTTTTAACGCACGAGGATGAGTGCTTTTTCAGGCGCTGCAAAATTTAGCGTGCCGCTGTAGCGCTTCACCAGATGCAGTAAAATTCAGCGCGCGcccagccgccgcttggaaaaaATATGAAACGACACATACGGAAACATTTACAGTTCAAATTTATAGCATAGTTCAAGCCCCAAACCACAAGCAAGTTCATACGATGCTAAATAAAACTAGATGAAACGATGCTAGACTACTTCCCGTCTTTCTCGGTGGTGTAGTCCGACAACGTAAATGCATCGAGTCACCGAGGATCTTCATCGTCCCATGTCGACGCATGTCCTAGGTCGATCTGGGCTTCTGCCAGTTCCATCCGCGCACACTTGTCCCCCCGACGcacggctcgctccgccctcctctgcgTCCAGAACTCATTCTCGACGGTGACATCCTGCGGTAAGCGCTTGCGCAACACCGCCATGGTGTGTTCGTCCACCTCGGCGATGAGGAGGGGGCGCTCCCGCCTATGTTGGAGGCGGCGATCCTCGTCGCTGATTAGTCGCGGGGGAGGTGCGAGATCCTGCGCCAGGCGTGTCCGCACTCGAAGAAATTCATCTGCGGCCGAGGCCGCCCGAGGCGCCACGCCGTCGTGTCGTATGCGCCGGCGGCCTCGTGGGCGGTGTCGAATGTTCCGAGCCCGAGGCATGTATTGCCGGAGCGGATCTCCGCGTAATGCACGCGGAGGGGCGGAGGcagacgccgcggtagcccgagcTGCTCTGGGGACACGGTGGCATGGCGAGGCGCTGGAACCGATGGAGGAAGAAgacgcggcggcgcggggcgctgaAAGAGGTGTGGCGGGAGAGAAGTTTCTGACGGTTggcgggcgcaggggcgcggcTTATAACCCAGTGGGCTGGGCGTCGCGCGACAAAACTACCGCGCGCGCGCTGTCGCTTTTTCCCGCGCCCGGGTCAATTTATTTCGCGCGCCAACTTTTCACGCGTCTGCTGGTGCGTGTCGCACGGCCTCTCGCGCACGAAGCTGGACGGTTTTTCCAACGCGccagttggagatgctctaagcgggTGCTGATCTCCCCAGATTAACAGCACAGTGCCGTCTTTTGGCGACAAGGACGCACGCACTACACTAGCCGGACGGCCATCGATGGATGCTTGTGGCGAGAACTGTGAAATTCCCGCGCACTTGTAACTTTTTCACCGACGCAGATGGCCGCAACAGTATTACATATTACTAGCACGTACGTGCAGCTAGTGCACACAAAAAAGAAGGCTGCTAAGCTTTGACAAGTGTGCAATATTACATATGggcgcatgcatgcacgcacgcagcCAAAGTTGAAAGTGAGTGCTATAGCTAGGTCGGTAGGGCATGGATCATGGAGCGACACAGATGGCTCGACCGATCAGCTACCGCCCGAGCCGAGAGTTCGGGACGCGCAAGTTACCACTACCACCCATGGATCGGGTCAGGTGGAGCTTTAGTTTAGCCTAGCCCATGGGACGGGTTGTGTCTGTCGGCCTCCGGGGTCCGGCCGGGAGACGACGAGCACGCCTAGCAAGGCCAAGCTGCTTGACGTCAACCAgacccatgcacgcacgcacgctcgCGCTGTACCTTTCTTCGAAAAAAGTTTGGCGCGGCTGCATGCCAGATATCCATTCCCAAGTGTGCCGTGCCACACGCTTTGTTTCATATCGCGCATAAAGTATGCCTGTACGTGTGGATAGGGCGATCGAGCAGCCGACGATCCATCCAGCGACCATGTGAAACATCCTCCCGATCGACCGCTGAGTGATTTGACCGGCCAGCGCGTGCGTACGTACGTACGCGTGTTGGCGTGGAAGACGGGTGCATCGTCCGTCAGCGGCCAGGAGGTTCCTTCCTTACGGCCTCTTCTTTCTTCTGTATATCTAGTAAGTATAGTTTACCCCTACCCCTTGCGGCGCATCGATCTGTCCACCTCTGGCGTGCGACGACGACCCGTAAAGCTTGTGTGAACAGTGTGCCTTTTGGGCGACACGACGGATCGATGGATGGGTGGCGCGTCCTAGCTAGGCAAGGGACTCGATCAATGGCGGCTACATTTTTTGGCAAATATATCTCGCAGCATTTGCGTGCTCGTGTACCTGCCCTTGCTAAAAGAGTGGCATGGCCAATGGCCGGTTGGCAGCTCGGCACGCAGGTGTTCCACTGCTCCAAGGAACGCAAGCACTCGTGCTGCATGCATAGCCGAAAATTAATGAACAATAGTACAATTACAACACGCGGTAGTACTGTTTTTTATCCAAATATCCATGCATGCATGCGGGCGTGCATGGTCAAACACTATCAATGGAGAAACTTTACAACTACGGTGCTCTGCAGTCTGCACGAGTACAGACCTAACGACCAAGctgggagaagaagaaaaatacgaAATGGAAGGACAAACTAATTAAGTCGCCCTTGATCAGCCGTCGTCTTCAAACAGAGAGCTCGATATCAGAAACTGTCCTCCAAAAGGCCGCTCTAGGTTATTAAGAAGTTAGGCGCGTACGTACGTGTTACGTGCATCGCCTAGCTATATTGCCCCTATGCATGGCTAGCTTATCATTTGATTTCGTTTTCAGTCGTACGTCTCCCGCTTGCTTTCGTCTTGGAAAATGTTGGCTCCTCCCTTCCAAGTTACTGCTGCGTCCATACCCCACGCGACTGCTTGTGCTATGTACGTGTTGGCGTTCCATAGGCACCCCATCCACCGGACAAAGACAAACTGCCGTACAAAGTCCAACCACACGATGTTGCAAACTCGAGTACGTTATCACATGACCAGTACAATTTCCCTATGAAAATAAACAACTGCATTAGTCATGTGTTGATTAATTAACTCGCCACACACAATTTCTTGTTTGGCATTTTTTTAAACACAATACATGAACGCCCATCCCTATAAATACATCCACACAACCCTATCCCCGTAGGCATCTTCAAGAGATCGAGCCGGCAGATCTCGAGATTGCAAAGTCGCTACATGCATCTCGTAGTCGACGGGCACACCATACCACCGAGAAAATAGCGACAAAGAGACTGAAAAAATCTAGGAAATATACAAACATCCATGTCAAGTTTAGAACGTGAACCCAAGTGGCCTGGTTTCACCACAAGGTACATAACCATCTAAGCTAGGCTTATTTCACATTTACTGTTTAGTAATTGCATGTATTAATTATTCCTACTCCTACTATCCTACATGTTCATACAAATTTTAGCACTTACTTGACACGACTTACCACCGTACTAGTTCAATGTTATGATATGGATCCCCCGGAGGATCTAAGCAATGATAAGTTATATATAAAGATAATTATCTTTTTGCACTATCAAAATTATGAAACACTTGGTGGACAACCACTTAAAAACTTCCAAAAAATGCAGTTATTTGAACTAACCATCGGATTTCAATCCTACGGCTCCTTCGTTATTCTTCAACCTAGCCACAACCATCCACCCTCCTGACCAACCTAACAAGATGCCACGTCGTTCATGAATGCCCCATTACCGCGTCATGTCACCACGACACCGTCACCCAACTGCCACCCATCGTCACACCGACCATCCCTCTAATCCTACCACGTCTCTAAAATCTTCTCTGGCATCGCgaacctccccctcccccaccccaaacCCATGAAACTTCCTCCGCTCCACATCGTCATCGTCTCCCGCTTGATGAGCCTGAATCATGAACTAGTCGCACGGTCTACAAACCAACCTAGAAGTTCATGATTTTGCAATCACCTATTGTTCTCAGGAGTTTGGAAGCTTTAATTTTCATATATAGATAACTTCTCATGTGCACCAATTCGAAAATAAAAACCGGACATGCACTAGTGGTATTGAGGCAATActttgctggtctttttttaccaACTTTGTGCGGTATAGACTTTTACCTTTGCTGTCACTGTGAACCATTTTCTTTTCttcgaaaaggggcgctttatCACTGTGAACCATGGTGAAAAAAGCTAGTTGTCGCATTTGATGATTTGATGTTCCCTTTAGAAATTGGCCTGAGTGCGGATCAGTTTAGTCAGCTAGCTTTGAAGTAGTGACCAGTATTAATTCCTTTTTGGCCGAGTGACGGATTTGGACGTGGCTGAGACATATATTCGCGGCCGGCGTGCGAGCACAGGAGGCGCCAAGGGTGTGTGTGGCCTGGTAGCGTGCGTGACAACGACCTGAGAGAGTGAGAGGATGGCGATATATTGCACATCGATCCATCGGAGAATTGTTTCCTTCCCCACATGAAAGGTGCATGCACACGGATGTCGCAAGTTCCAAACGATTGCTGTGACTTGTCACTTGTGTGAGAATACATGTTGGTTTTGCAGAGGAAATGCCTCACAATCCATGATTTTGATGCTAGCAGCTAGCCCATGGATGTCAAGTCGAATAGGTCGATTTCGCTTTCATTCGCAGGTCAGCTCTACCCTGATAAAAAAAATTGTAAGATTTCCACCTTTTTTCTCTCTCTCGTTTCAAAGTCAAAAATTAAGAACGTGTAGAATTTATGTGCACTCAtcatcaaaaaataaaataaaaacagtacACGTAAAAACAGGGTTGACATCAAACGGGCCCGGATCGATCGGCGAGTGTCTGCTGATGGCATAAGACTAGCACTCGAACGTCAGTTAATTTACTCTATCAAATCAAGATCTGGTCTGGCGCGGCCCCAATTCCGCGCGTGGCGCCATCTGAGGAACAGCAAGATTCGACGTCCGTCTTGGAAACGGAAATCCCCCCTGCACGATTAATCAACACCGTGTCCAAGTGATACGTACGACCAGCTGCATGCTTGTGTACGCGTGACCCACGTACATATAGAGACGAACAGGGGACGCACGGGCAGTGAACACGACTGGCGAGAGTGACGACAGCCTCACTCACTCGCCACcatgagagaagagaagagaggagacACAAGGACGACGTGGGGGGCCGCCGGAACCCGATCGAGCGAGGAACTACTGGTAAAGACTAGGAGTAGATAAGAAAGGCAGCGCGCAATTGGCCAAAGTGGACACTGGCTGTGGGTCGCCATCGGTGGCACATGGGACGCGGCCCCGGCGTCGCCCGGGGCCGTGCGCGGGGGGGGGCTCGCCGTGCCGCCACGCGTCGGCCGCTGCGGCGCGTccggccgcccccctccccctccaaaTCTCCTGTTGGCGCACCATCGGAGGCGCAGGGGCCGGCGCAGTCCCGTCCCGGCCTTTCCGACGAGAGCgacgtctcctctctctctctctctctctcgctcgctcgctctggCGGACTGACGCATCCTATCCACGCCAATGGATGGTGAGCGCCCAGCGCGCGCGCGCACAGGACATGCCGCGTGCGTGGCCAGTCAGTCCCACTCCTAGCTACAGCTGCTTGCCCTGCGCGCACTAGCCAGGGGCCGGCCGACCAACCCAGACAAAAGCCGGCCGGTCCAGCGCGCAGGGCAGCTCTCGCCGCCTGCCCCCGTGCCGCCACGCCGCGCGTCCATGCGTGTGCGCTGCATCTGGCCCTGccgctcgcgcgcgcgcggcctgCAAACGAAATGCAGCCTGGACCGCCGGGCGCATCAATCGCAcaaagccgccgccggcggtcGTACGTACGCAGCGCAGCCAAGTGCACCAGATGTCAGCGCCCTAGCATACGCAGCAGTCGCGTGGAATGGGGGTCCGGTTCCAGCTCCAGCCACAGCACCCGTTTCCGTTTGTGTTGCTTTGCGGTCGCTGCTCGTCGCTGTCGCTGGCTCGAGACGTGTCACCCGTTCCCTCTCATCGCCATCCATCGCGGCTAGCTAATCCCAAGTCCACAGGAGATGGACAGAAACCTTTGCTCGACTCGGCTAGCTCATCGCTTTCGCAAggtgcgcacgcacacacacgcacgcacgcatcgCGCATCGCATGAGTGAATCGCACGACGGATCACCGTGCATTTTTGCCTTTATTACCGTCGTCGTTTTGCCTTTCTATTTCACGGAAACAACAACAAGTGACCAAAGTAGCTGCATGGCATGACTAGCTATCCCCTGTAGGGGGTTGCTATACCTATACGTGTACATATTTTTTTTCGCGAAAACACATGTACATATATGGTCAGGCGGTcccaaagctgcatatcagcgatgaagCCGTGCCGAGCTCGGATAAGAAGGTGATCCGTTATTTTTTTCTTCGGCTGTGGTCATCGACGGAGTTATATacacttcggggggggggggggggggggggctgtggcCCCTCCAAGATATAGAGAAAACATTGAAGATTTTTTTCCAGAGGTCAAGATTGAAGAAAAAAGTAGTcattagccccccccccctccccaaaaCAATCATATTTACTGATTAGCCCCCTCCGCCGTTCTCTGCTAGCTTCGCCGCGGGTTGTGGTGGTGCCGGGGGCAAATGACGGGCGTTTATGCCAAGCTCAGAGATGTTTTACTATTTTTTCAGTTTTCTCATATATGTTGTTACATGATTTATATATTGATCTTTATAATATGAATGAGACACATATTATTACCATACGAAAAGAAAATATATGATTAGGCACACCTGGGTCCTCCTAGACTCCTAGAGAAGACAATTCAAAAGAGCGCGGGGCGGGAGAGAGTGGTCAAGTCGATCGATCTACCGTAGCTTGTAGGTACGTCTAGATATAGGTCGAGCTGTCACGTATACATGTGCCGATAGCATGGGTGCATAACTAATTGCTGCGGGGAATATGAGCAGTACACTTTCACTTGTCTTCTATATATCCGTCAGCTGTCGAACGGACCGCGGTACTACGTAGCAGTTGATGGCCTTCACTTTAGGGTCCTTGGTTGATTGCCTTGACTTGGACTATTCAATGAGTGTTTTTTACAGTCTACTATAGTATATTCAACTTCTAGTGATTGCCTACGTTTATTTTTCGGTTTTCCTAATTTTCTGTCTTGTGAgtttttttgtgtgtgaaaacaGTGAGTTTCTTTTTTACAAGTACAACTTTTGTTTAGTGAAACCTTTTCATATAGCTGCATTTCTTAATTCTTAAAGGGTGCATGTTGCCTATTTTACTAAGCCGAATTTATATTTTTTTCATAGTCGATTTAgacacaaaaataaaaataatcaacttaaaaatGTACATTTTTTTAAGGGAGACTTTCTTGGTGGTAAATTTCTCCGCAGAGTTAAGCATGAATATACATGCTGGTAAGAAATCATTGGAGGTACTCCCTCTATTTGTGAAAAGAAGGCCAGTAAAATTTGTCTGAAGTTAAACAATGCAAAATTTGACCGAGTTTCTAAGAAAACTATCAAGAACTACAGACCAAATGTAATATCATTACATACGCAATAAAACATATCTATATTGATCTAGTCGGTATTGTATAGTTGTTGATGATTTTTCCTAC from Triticum aestivum cultivar Chinese Spring chromosome 4A, IWGSC CS RefSeq v2.1, whole genome shotgun sequence harbors:
- the LOC123081684 gene encoding homeobox-leucine zipper protein HOX12 — protein: MSSEEGERLLFPSFVFPDSFPADDATPVVSGGEQKKAGRQRRRRRARQAASGEGGGDDAAKKRRLSDEQAQFLEMNFRKERKLETPRKVQLAAELGLDTKQVAVWFQNRRARYKSKLIEEEFSKLRAAHDAVVVHNCRLEAELLRLKERLAETEEEKNKAMAASAAATGGGGGSSPSSSSFSTVTAMVGGQQFGMEEVETDLTYMSEYAYTNYMMDLAAGGYLGGVYDQFS